In Beijerinckia indica subsp. indica ATCC 9039, the genomic window TTAACAGATGGCGAATACTCCCTCGGCCAAAAAGGCTGTCCGTAAGATCGAACGCCGCACGGCGATCAATAAATCGCGTCGCAGCCAGATGCGGACTTATATCCGCAAGGTCGAGGAGGCGATTGCTTCCGGTGATGCCGCCGCTGCCACTTCCGCTTTGCAGAGCGCCGCTCCCCTCGTGATGCGGGCCGCGCAAAAAGGCATCGTTCATAAGAATACTGCTTCTCGCAAGGTTTCGCGGTTGAGCAAAAGGGTGAAAGCCCTCGCCTGAAAGTTGTTCTCAGGTAAAACATGATCCAGCCCGGCTCCGCCGGGCTTTTTTATTGTCTTTCTTGCTCTTGTTCCTCTTGCTCTTGGCCTTCCGGCCCGACGCCTCGGCACTGCCCGATTCCCAAGGCTGAAAAGGTGATGCATGACGCATCGGATCCCCTTCATCGACGCCATTTCTCGAGTCGCCAAAGAGGGGATGGAAGCCTTTCACAGCGCCGCATTGGCGGTCGAAAAAGGGCCCGAAGCGCTGCAAAAGAGCCCGAATTTTTTTTCGTCGCACGGCTACGCCGCTCAGATAAAATTAAGTCTGATCAATGGGTTGAATGGAAAGCACGGGGGTGCCTCATCAATGGGCTGGGTTGACTCGGGGTCTGGCGCGATTCGATTTGGACCAACCGTAACCTTCACCATTGGTCCCCAGCCCAACCCCGCC contains:
- the rpsT gene encoding 30S ribosomal protein S20, with the protein product MANTPSAKKAVRKIERRTAINKSRRSQMRTYIRKVEEAIASGDAAAATSALQSAAPLVMRAAQKGIVHKNTASRKVSRLSKRVKALA